One segment of Gadus chalcogrammus isolate NIFS_2021 chromosome 8, NIFS_Gcha_1.0, whole genome shotgun sequence DNA contains the following:
- the LOC130388364 gene encoding putative nuclease HARBI1, whose amino-acid sequence MKERFRQASGMPGIVGCIDGTHVQIQAPHENEYLYVNRKGYHSINVQIACDANYNIINLVARWPGSTHDSRILRESALLQDFEEGRCNGLLLGDSGYPLKRWLMTPLIAPTTDQERRYNTIHSATRSVVERCIGVLKRRFHCLHGEMRMHPERVCTVIAACTVLHNICIAKRIPLPRHHQPPAVPEEDVRQATRPEDIAGRLVRAQLINQL is encoded by the exons ATGAAGGAACGGTTCCGCCAGGCGTCCGGTATGCCTGGGATCGTGGGCTGCATAGACGGGACACATGTGCAGATCCAGGCCCCACATGAGAACGAGTATTTGTACGTTAATCGAAAAGGTTACCATTCGATTAACGTACAAATAGCTTGTGACGCAAATTATAACATCATTAATTTGGTGGCGAGATGGCCTGGATCCACCCACGATTCCCGCATCCTCCGGGAGAGTGCGTTATTGCAGGACTTCGAGGAAGGAAG GTGCAACGGGCTGCTCCTCGGGGACAGTGGATACCCGCTGAAACGGTGGCTGATGACCCCGCTAATTGCTCCAACAACTGACCAAGAACGGAGGTATAACACCATACACTCCGCAACTAGGTCAGTTGTTGAGAGATGTATCGGGGTTCTCAAACGCAG GTTTCACTGTCTTCATGGGGAGATGCGGATGCACCCAGAACGGGTCTGCACTGTAATAGCAGCGTGCACAGTTCTGCACAACATTTGCATCGCCAAAAGAATCCCTCTCCCCAGACACCATCAGCCACCGGCAGTCCCCGAGGAAGATGTGCGTCAAGCCACTCGGCCTGAGGACatcgctggccgattagtccgtGCTCAGCTCATTAATCAGTTGtaa
- the LOC130387960 gene encoding multidrug resistance-associated protein 1-like gives MKDWNRTWNTPNPDLTQCFQNSALVWLPCLYFWLCTPGYLIYLHRHDRGYICMSSLNKAKTAVGFLLWLICWADVLFTFYEKNRVSNGPPSVYLVSPTLLGITML, from the exons ATGAAG GACTGGAATCGCACGTGGAATACGCCCAACCCAGACCTGACCCAGTGCTTCCAGAATAGTGCACTGGTATGGCTGCCTTGCCTTTACTTCTGGCTGTGTACCCCAGGCTACCTCATCTACCTCCACCGCCATGACCGGGGGTACATCTGCATGAGCAGCCTCAACAAGGCCAAAACC GCGGTTGGTTTTCTTCTATGGCTCATCTGTTGGGCAGATGTTTTATTTACTTTCTATGAGAAAAACCGGGTCAGTAATGGGCCTCCATCCGTCTACCTGGTCAGCCCTACTCTACTGGGCATCACTATG